AGCCAGCCCCCCTTTGATTGCGTGCTGGTTCCCATTGGTGGGGGTGGCCTGATGGCGGGGGTTGCTTCGGCATTTAATGCTTTATCCCCTCAAACTCAAATGATTGGTGTGCAATGTGATGCCTATCCCTCCATGCATGATCTTTTTTATCATCAGGACCAAACCCGTGGCGGGCAAACCCTGGCAGAAGGGATTGCGGTAAAAACACCGGGAAAACTAACCGCCCCGATCATTCGACAAACGGCCCGTGATATTCTAGTGGTCAAAGAAACTGATATTGAACAAGCTGTGTTGTTATTGATGGAAAAACAGCGCCTAATTGTTGAGGGTGCCGGTGCTGTAGGACTAGCTGCGTTATTAAACCATAAAGAACAATTTAAAGGCCAACGGGTTGGCCTTATTTTATCTGGTGGCAATATTGATTCGCGGATTTTATCTTCTGTATTGATGCGCGGACTGGCTCGTGATGGCCGTATGGTGAAATTGCGGATCACCCTGCCCGACCAACCCGGAAGTCTGGCAACCATTGCAAAGATGATGAGCGAGCAAAGCGCCAATATTGTAGAGATTTACCATCACCGCATGTTCTATGACCTGCCTGTTAAAATGACCGAAGTCGACGTGGTTGTTGAAACACTTGATACAAACCATGTCGATGTTTTGGTTCAGCATTTCGCAGATAATGGGTTTAGTTGCCGGGTGATCAGTGAGAGTGAGGCTTAGGGCTTAATAGCTTCCTCTCCAGGCTTTGAAACCTAATTTTATCTGTTTAATTAAACGACCGTTTCCCAAGTTTGGGTTAAAAGGGTCAAACCCTACTTTTTCCAGTCGGGTGAGATAATCCTCAATAGCAATCGTACTGAGCAAAACCGGGTTTGTTTCAACTTTGCATTCCCGCGCCTCTTTGATCAACTTGCAGCATTCAGCTACGATTTCTTTAACGCAGCCTTTAAGCGCGGCTGTACAAGTCAATTCCATAACGGATTTTAGAGAAAGCTGATGTTTTTTGACAAGGGCTGTCGGGATTTTACAGCGGTTATGACGTGCCTGAAAAGCTATGGTTTGCAGCATACCCGCCAAAGTACCCGCAGCACCGACTTTCAGGGCTGCATCTGTTGGGGAAAGCCCAATGGCTTGTTCTTTTATCTGCGCAATAGTGCCACCTGTGGCCTCGCTATAGCGTCGTAAAGAAGCCATGTCATCATGAACGCGGTCTTCCATATCAAATTGGCGGGCATTGAAATAGCGGTCGAATAAATCTTGTTCGATATTTCGCGCTTTCAGAGCTGCGATAATTTCCTTATGCATGCCTGTTTCAACATTGGGGGCACGGCCTGCATATATATCAGCAATTAAATCACGCCACCATTGCAGGCGCATCAATCTCATGTGGGGTTCCGTTACCATATCGCGAATACGTGCCGTTTCCCGATAGAAGATTTGTAAGGCATAAAATGCCTCACGGTGATCTTCTGACACAAATAAACCGCAAAGAAACTGGTCATGATCGTGTGCATGGATTTCTTGAGCGCATAAACTTAATAGGTCTGTCATCTGATTGGCTTTTGATTTGGCTGTGTAGCTGTGTCATATAAGACCATCGAAAGGAAAAGGCCAAGTGACAAAGAACGCAGATACAGAAAATTTCCCGGTGGCAAGCCTCTTACTGGCCCCTGCTGTGCGTTCAGATGTGCTGAGGTTTTATCAATTTGCACGGACAGCTGATGATATTGCCGACTCTACGGTCCTGAGTGCAGAAGAAAAGCATGACCAACTGAATATGGAAACAGACAATCCTTTCTTACAGGATTTACTCGTCGCTTTTCATCAAGATGTTGATAAAAACCGCTATCAGACTTGGCAGGAATTGATGAACTATTGTCATTATTCTGCCAACCCTGTTGGACGTTTTTTATTGGATGTACATGGTGAAACTTGCTTGCCTACAGCCAGTGATGCCTTATGTAGTGCATTACAAATTCTCAATCACCTACAAGACTGTCAAAAAGACTTTCAGGGCCTGAACCGCATTTATTTACCTGAAGAGTATCTTCAAGGTGGTGAGAGCTATGAAGACTTTCTGAAAAACAACAAAGCCTCTTCCCGCTTTCGTGAGATTCTAAACCTATGTCTTGAACAAACAGAAGTTTTGTTAAAACAGTCCCTTGAGTTACCCAAACAAATCAAAAGTAAACGGCTGCGTTATCAGGCAAAAGTCACCATTTTGTGTGGTTTTGCCCTATTGGGGAAACTAAAACGTCAAGACCCGCTGGCAATGCGAGTGGAACTGAGTAAACTGGATAAATTCCTGCTCGCTTATAAAGGGTTCTACCCCCTATGACACATGCCCAGCCCAAAGACTTTAAATTTGTTGAAACCATTGTGAAAGAGTCCAAAAGCTCCTTTGCTATGGGGATGAAAGTCTTGCCTGAAAGCCGTCGGGGATACTTGTATGCGATTTATGCCTATTGCCGTGTTCTCGATGATATTGCAGATGAAGAAGACAGCCATGAAAATAAAGTAACCCAGCTTTATCTTTGGCGAAAAAAAATAGATAAAATGCTCAATGGTGAGCCTTCCTGTGAAATTACCCGCATTTTGGCAGATGCTGTCACCTTATATCATATTCCCAGTATTGAGTTGTATAACCTGATTGACGGGATGGAAATGGATGCCAACGGCCCGGTGCATCGCCCATCATGGGAAAAGCTTTACCAATATTGCCGCAATGTCGCAGTGAGTGTCGGGCTGCTTTCCCTCCCTTTGTTTGGGCGGACTGACCACGGGGCAGAAGAATTTGCAATTGAGCTGGGATACGCCTTACAGTTCACCAATATTTTGCGCGACATCAAAGAAGATGAAGAACTTGGCCGCGTATATTTGCCAGATGAACTTCTGAGAGAACATGAAAGCTTTACACAAACCGTTGAAGCTTTCGCAACTCACACCGAGGCACATTATAAGAAAGCGGATGAAATTCTAAAAAAAGCAGGTAAGGAAAAGCTCTTGCCTGCCTTGATGATGAAAGCTGGCTATCAGAAAATTTTTGAAAAAATGAAACGCCGAGGGTGGCGTGTTCTAAGCCCCCGAATGCGCCTGAGCAAAACCGAAAAAATGTTTCTCCTCATGAGTATGTTAACGAGGGCATGAGTAATCGCCGCGTTCATATTATTGGGGCAGGATTGGCTGGCTTAAGTGCTGCGGTGCATTGTCGCCATTTAGGGGCAGACCCTCTTGTTTACGAAGCAGCGCCAAAAGCGGGCGGGCGGGTTCGTAGGGTTGGTTCCCACGATAATGGGACACATCTGATTATTAAAGGGTATCAACATACATTCGAGTATCTTAACCTTATCGGTGCACAGGGCGAATTGCAGCCACTCTCGCCTGCCTCTTTTCAATTTTATGAGCCTGAAAAAAACTTATCCTGGACCATAAAGGCCCATCATTTTTTATGGGAAGTGGCTAAAGGCACTATTCCTCAAGTTGCCTTACATAATCTGTTTGGCAGACAAGCCGTTCAGCGTTTTTGGGAACCTTTCTTTATTTCTGTTTTCAACACCCCGCTTAATGAAGTGCCGCTAAAACTCCTTAGCCAAACTTTTAAAGAGCTTTTAAAACAGGGGCCTGATGCACTAGAGCCTTTCTTTCCCAAAAGCACATTGGAAAATACCCTAACCCTTCCTGCGTTAAAGGGACTTGATATTCAATTTGGTAAACGCTTAGTCGGATTTGATGAAAGCAGTCTCTTTTTTAAGAACGACGAAATTAAAATCGCTCAACAGGACCGGATTATTTTAGCTCTTCCTCTACCTGCTTATCAAAAAGTCCATTCCCCACTTTCAATCAGCCCTATCCCCTCCAACCCGATTGTAAATATTCACTTTTATTTAAATGATGCGATTGAAGAGATATTCTTCGGCCTGATCGGTACAAAAAGTCATTGGGTTTATGCCAAGGAAAAACACGCATGCGTGACAATCAGTAACCACGCACGCATATCTGATATTGAAGAGGTTTGGGCAGAGACATCCCCATTCTTGTCGCAAAAAACATCAGATATGCCCAAACATCGTCTCATTTGCGAAAAAATGGCAACCCCACGTCAAAATAAAGCATTTTCAGAAAACCGTCTCACAACAAAAACTAAAATGGAAAATATCTTCTTGGCTGGAGACTGGATTGACACTGGCCTTCCTGCAACAATTGAAAGTGCAATCAAGTCAGGAAAGCTTGCAGCGCAAATGGCTTGTTCATCGTAAAAAATATTTCCAACAAGGGGTTCCCTTTTTCATATCACCACACCATTTCATTAGCACGATGAAATGATAAACAAATGAAAGGGGCCTGAAATGGCGTTTGAACTCCCTCCCCTCCCTTATGCCCAAGATGCACTGGAACCTCATATTTCCGCCAATACCCTGAGCTTTCATTATGGCAAGCATCATAACACCTATGTCGTGAATCTTAATAACCTGCTGGGTGATAATGCGGGTAAGACGCAGGAAGACTTGGAATCTGTCATTAAAAGTGCCGCTGGTGATAGCTCTAAAGTCGGTGTCTTTAATAATGCAGCTCAAGTTTGGAACCATACATTTTACTGGAACTGTATGAAGCCAAATGGCGGCGGCGCACCAACGGGTGAGCTGGCCGACAAAATCAATGCTGCCTTTGGTTCCTTTGACAAATTCAAGGAAGAATTTACTCAAGCCTGTATCACAGCATTTGGCTCCGGCTGGGGTTGGCTTGTACTGGAAGATGGTAAACTGAAAATCACCAAGACAATCGGTGCAGATACACCGTTGGCACACGGTCAAAAAGCATTGCTCACCTGTGATGTTTGGGAACATGCGTATTACCTGGATTACCAGAACCTGCGCCCCAAATATGTCGAAACATTCCTCAATGAATTGGTCAATTGGGATTTTGTTGCTTCACAGCTTTAACACATATCTTTACAGCCAAAGAAAAACACCCGTCGCACTGTATGCTTCGGGTGTTTTTTTAATCAACGGCAATGAGGGCGGCAATGACACGCCTATCTTCGGTTTGTAAAACATTAAAGGTGCGGGCTGCGGCCCCTGAATTCATCCATTCAAGGATAAGCCCCTTTTCCTTCACTGCTTCTTTTAAGGTTTTGGGTGGCATTTGAGAAAGCGCCCCGATCCCAATCAGAAGGATATCATAATCTTCTTCTGTATTAAAAAGAGGGGCCAAGCTGTCCAGCGTAATCTCAGAAACATCTGATATCTGCCAAGGTTCAACTTTACCATCATAAAGAAGGACGGCGCCTGTCACCTTATGATCATTTACGGTGAAGGTTCCTTCACCATAGGATTTGATCATCAAGCGGTTATCCGTAATGACAGGTGTGATGTCCAAGGACATTAAGCTGTCCCCTCACCTTCAACCTTTTCGATTTCGGAGTTTTCATCTTCTTCTTCATCACCCCGACGAATAGCAAAATAAGTCAGGATTGGCACAGCCAAACAAATGGAAGAATAGGTTCCGATCAAAATGCCCCAGATCATGGCGAAGCTGAATCCTCGGATAACTTCACCGCCCAGAATATAAAGGGCAAGCAAGGCCAACAAGGTGGTGACAGACGTCATAACCGTACGTGACAAGGTTTCATTGACTGACTTATTTAAAAGCTCAGGCAATTCCATCTTTTTATATTTACGCAAGTTTTCACGAACACGGTCATACACAACAACCGTATCGTTAATGGAATACCCTGCAATGGTCAGGATCGCCGCCACTGTAGACAGATTAAACTCCATCCCCAGCAAAGCAAAAATACCAATGGTCGAAATCACGTCATGGATAAGAGCAATCACCGCGCCCATACCGAACTGCCATTCAAAACGAAACCAGATGTAAACAAGGATAGCTGCAATGGCAAAACTGACAGCCATTACCCCATCCATAAAGAGTTCTTCCGATACTTTCGGTCCGACAAATTCTGTACGGCGATATTCAACGCTGTCTTTCAACACGTCTTTAACGGCCAGAACAGCACGTTGCTGGGCTTTTTCATCGCCTTCCTGGCGTTGAATACGGATCAAGACCTCTTCGGGTTCACCAAATTCCTGAATAGAGACTTCACCCAGACCAAGACCACCAAGCTGGTCGCGCAGCTGTCCAATATCCGCAGGTCCGCTTTTGGTGCGAACCTCCATCATGATACCGCCTTTAAAGTCGATACCATAGTTCAATCCCTTTGTGCCAAACAGGCCAAGAGAGGCAAGAATCAGTACGACGGAAAAGGCAAAAAACATGATTTTCTTGCCGACGAAATCAATTGTTGTTCCAGCAGGAACCAAATGCAGATGTTTCATTCTTCAGTTCCCTTACAACACCAGTTTTTTCGGCTTGTTCTTGCGCAACCACAGAACAACTTGCAAACGTGTCACCATGATCGCTGTGAACATAGATGTTAGAATGCCAATTGCCAAAGTAACCGCAAAGCCACGAACTGGGCCGGAGCCAAATTCAAACAAAAGAACCGCTGCAATCAAGGTTGTAACATTGGCGTCAATAATTGTTTTGA
This sequence is a window from Terasakiella sp. SH-1. Protein-coding genes within it:
- a CDS encoding Mth938-like domain-containing protein translates to MSLDITPVITDNRLMIKSYGEGTFTVNDHKVTGAVLLYDGKVEPWQISDVSEITLDSLAPLFNTEEDYDILLIGIGALSQMPPKTLKEAVKEKGLILEWMNSGAAARTFNVLQTEDRRVIAALIAVD
- a CDS encoding threonine ammonia-lyase, whose translation is MITLDKLTQAQKTMADKLLCTPLVFSRSLSDICEAEVYLKLENLQTTGSFKARGALIKLSHLSEEEMKRGIVAASAGNHAQGVAYHAKAMGIPATIVMPVGTPFNKISKTEELGAQVIVSGDNFNEAREHALSLVHEKQLTYISPFDDEDIIAGQGVVGLEMVSQSQPPFDCVLVPIGGGGLMAGVASAFNALSPQTQMIGVQCDAYPSMHDLFYHQDQTRGGQTLAEGIAVKTPGKLTAPIIRQTARDILVVKETDIEQAVLLLMEKQRLIVEGAGAVGLAALLNHKEQFKGQRVGLILSGGNIDSRILSSVLMRGLARDGRMVKLRITLPDQPGSLATIAKMMSEQSANIVEIYHHRMFYDLPVKMTEVDVVVETLDTNHVDVLVQHFADNGFSCRVISESEA
- a CDS encoding squalene/phytoene synthase family protein; the encoded protein is MTKNADTENFPVASLLLAPAVRSDVLRFYQFARTADDIADSTVLSAEEKHDQLNMETDNPFLQDLLVAFHQDVDKNRYQTWQELMNYCHYSANPVGRFLLDVHGETCLPTASDALCSALQILNHLQDCQKDFQGLNRIYLPEEYLQGGESYEDFLKNNKASSRFREILNLCLEQTEVLLKQSLELPKQIKSKRLRYQAKVTILCGFALLGKLKRQDPLAMRVELSKLDKFLLAYKGFYPL
- a CDS encoding FAD-dependent oxidoreductase, which codes for MSNRRVHIIGAGLAGLSAAVHCRHLGADPLVYEAAPKAGGRVRRVGSHDNGTHLIIKGYQHTFEYLNLIGAQGELQPLSPASFQFYEPEKNLSWTIKAHHFLWEVAKGTIPQVALHNLFGRQAVQRFWEPFFISVFNTPLNEVPLKLLSQTFKELLKQGPDALEPFFPKSTLENTLTLPALKGLDIQFGKRLVGFDESSLFFKNDEIKIAQQDRIILALPLPAYQKVHSPLSISPIPSNPIVNIHFYLNDAIEEIFFGLIGTKSHWVYAKEKHACVTISNHARISDIEEVWAETSPFLSQKTSDMPKHRLICEKMATPRQNKAFSENRLTTKTKMENIFLAGDWIDTGLPATIESAIKSGKLAAQMACSS
- a CDS encoding superoxide dismutase — its product is MAFELPPLPYAQDALEPHISANTLSFHYGKHHNTYVVNLNNLLGDNAGKTQEDLESVIKSAAGDSSKVGVFNNAAQVWNHTFYWNCMKPNGGGAPTGELADKINAAFGSFDKFKEEFTQACITAFGSGWGWLVLEDGKLKITKTIGADTPLAHGQKALLTCDVWEHAYYLDYQNLRPKYVETFLNELVNWDFVASQL
- the secF gene encoding protein translocase subunit SecF — its product is MKHLHLVPAGTTIDFVGKKIMFFAFSVVLILASLGLFGTKGLNYGIDFKGGIMMEVRTKSGPADIGQLRDQLGGLGLGEVSIQEFGEPEEVLIRIQRQEGDEKAQQRAVLAVKDVLKDSVEYRRTEFVGPKVSEELFMDGVMAVSFAIAAILVYIWFRFEWQFGMGAVIALIHDVISTIGIFALLGMEFNLSTVAAILTIAGYSINDTVVVYDRVRENLRKYKKMELPELLNKSVNETLSRTVMTSVTTLLALLALYILGGEVIRGFSFAMIWGILIGTYSSICLAVPILTYFAIRRGDEEEDENSEIEKVEGEGTA
- a CDS encoding squalene/phytoene synthase family protein, coding for MTHAQPKDFKFVETIVKESKSSFAMGMKVLPESRRGYLYAIYAYCRVLDDIADEEDSHENKVTQLYLWRKKIDKMLNGEPSCEITRILADAVTLYHIPSIELYNLIDGMEMDANGPVHRPSWEKLYQYCRNVAVSVGLLSLPLFGRTDHGAEEFAIELGYALQFTNILRDIKEDEELGRVYLPDELLREHESFTQTVEAFATHTEAHYKKADEILKKAGKEKLLPALMMKAGYQKIFEKMKRRGWRVLSPRMRLSKTEKMFLLMSMLTRA
- a CDS encoding squalene/phytoene synthase family protein, with the translated sequence MTDLLSLCAQEIHAHDHDQFLCGLFVSEDHREAFYALQIFYRETARIRDMVTEPHMRLMRLQWWRDLIADIYAGRAPNVETGMHKEIIAALKARNIEQDLFDRYFNARQFDMEDRVHDDMASLRRYSEATGGTIAQIKEQAIGLSPTDAALKVGAAGTLAGMLQTIAFQARHNRCKIPTALVKKHQLSLKSVMELTCTAALKGCVKEIVAECCKLIKEARECKVETNPVLLSTIAIEDYLTRLEKVGFDPFNPNLGNGRLIKQIKLGFKAWRGSY